The Synechococcus sp. WH 8101 sequence ATATCGGTTGTGAAAGTTCCTGGTGTGCTGGGATTGATGGGCGGGGCTACGGGTGTTTCGTAGTAGATAACTTGCGTTTGGTTTTGTCCGATTGAGAAATTGAACAAGCTTGGCGCCGTGATCGGAGTGGTTTTATCATTGATCGTGACGTCATCGTCGCCGTTAATATCACCATTCGGGGGAGTTGATACATTGTTGTCATCCTGATCTTTGGCGTAGCCTTGAAGGCTTTGATTGCTGATCCTCAAATCGAAATCGTATCGTGCTGAGATGGTTCGGTCTGGCGTGATTACCACCTGGTCTCCGGCGTTAATCGTTTGATTCTTTTGAGATGGATTGAGGTTGTTGCCAGAAAGAATGAGTGTTCCTTCCTCCTTGATCTGCGTGTTCCAACGCGCCTTTTCTGTTCCTTCGGAGCTTCGGATGGTTATGGAAGCGCTTCCAGCCTGACGCAGATTGAGAATATCAAGATGGAATTCTAGGTCTGCAATCGATGCTCCCTCTATCCGTGGAAGTTTGATTTGAGTTTGATTGATTGCTGCATCATTAGATGTGTAACTTAAGTAACCATCGATTTGTAGGGCTAGCCAGGCTTCTTTCCCTTTGGCTTGTGTGATTTCAGCGTCAAGCCGGATCGCTTTCGAGCTCTCAAAGCCACTGTTGGTCTGGACTTCGGCCAGAAGTGGTAAGACACGGTTGATGACGCGTGACCATCCTGTTGCTTGCTCAAAGCTTGGGGCCGTTTCCGTGAAGCGATCGAGGGGATCCTTGGCATATTGATTGACATAATGATCATCTTTTATCCACTGATCAAATGCTGTTGGGAGTGTGATGGTTAGGCCAGAACTAGCATTCAGGCGAAACCCTTCTTGTGGTTTATAGTTTTGGTTGTTGGCGACGATTGTATTCTCTAGGGCTTGGAGGATTTTGTTGGAAGCATTGATTAGTGCTGTGGATGCTCCGGGTGTTGAGCGGCTGATCAAGGCGACATTGCCAAGATCCTGTAAAAAGCCAAGATAATAGCCGGTCCCCTTCTGGCGAATGGATTTCAATAGATTGATGAGGAAAGTATCGCTGCTTAGGATGAATGCATTCGCGTAATCGCGAATGGCGCCGTTCAACGGCGCAAGAGTCGTTGTGTCTGATAGTGAAAGCGTGTTGTGGGAACCATTGCGCTCGCTGTAGGTGTTCACGAAGGCCAGCCCAAGTGTTTTGGAATTTTGCTCGATGCCTTCTTGGTTGGATTGCTTGCTGTCAAGACTCAGATTGCTGAGAGTCCGTAAGTAGTCGAATCCATTCCCTGGAATCGTTTCCTGAGAGGCGAGGAAGTAGCGCGTCGTGGAACTCAGCTCAGTCAGGGTTTCGATGCCTGCCATCAGGCATTCGTCATAGGCGACCAGCCCAAAACGCGATTGATTCGATAGGTTGCTACTGATAGCGCTTTTGAGCGAGTTCGCTAATTGGTAAACCTCGAGTGATCCGTCCTCTTGGTCTCGGTCATCATCTGGTCCGTCTAAATTGCCCCCTCCCAGATAGCTATTGCCATGATTGCTCAAAAAAATTGCGTGAGGATTGCTGCCGAAATATTCTTGTGTGTTGCTCTGTCTAAGCAGGTGGTCGAACGACTGCGGCGATCCTGTGAGCATCTCCTTAGTTATTGTAAATGTTGTGCTGAGGCCAAGCGTTATATCGCTGAATTGGGGATACGAGTTGAAGAATTCTTGTAAATAAGAATTATATGTGTCGGGATGAGTTTTTTTGACGCTGCTGCCGGTTTTGTTGAGTAGTAGTTGGATGAGATTAGAGTATTTCCGGTAGTGATCTGAGTCTTCTGCGTAATTTTTAATGTTCCGGATGGTATCTTCTGCTGCGGCGGATCTTTGAACGATGCCTATTCCTGTATATGGCCAGCTTGGTTGACTAAAGCCGTCTTCAGAATCATTGTGAATGCCGTCCCAGCCTGTGGGAAATATCGCAGTATCGGGTTCTCTTCCTGCTGCCTGGTCAAGCAGGATGAGAGTGCTGAACTGATCTGGATTAATGTTCAGGGCAAGCTCGATCTCGGCCAAGTTCGTTGCCAAGCCTTGGGCAAGATCAACGCTGGTAAAATAATTCGCGATTTTATAAGTTTCACCGGCCATAGTAATTTGTTTTTAATCTCAAATTAGCTCGCGGGAGAGTGTTTCGTCTCTTTGTGGACGCTTTGCTGATTGGCTGTTTTGGGGTCTGGCTGTTGGAGTCCTGGTTTGGTTGTTTTAAGTGTTCAGCGAGAGTTTCTCTGCCTTGTGTTTTCGGTAAAATCGCATCACCGCCAGGGCCAGGCTGCGGGGGTCGTGGCGAAGGGTGGCTGTCGGTCGCGCACCCTGCAGGGGTGCTTCCATCACGTCGTAACCTTCGGCTTCGAGATGTTGTCGGTCGCAGATCACCGGTTCGGCGCCCCGTTGGCGGTAAAGACCGATCAAGGGAGTTTCGGCCAATTCCTCTTGAGCCAGCACAGCACCGAAGAGGCGGTGGCTGACGCCGAGTGAGGCCAGCTGGGCCTCAATCGCTCGCAGATGGCCAGCCACATCCAAACCATCCGTTTCACCGGGCTGGGTCATTAGGTTGCAGATGTAGAGGCGCGGCGCCCGGCTGCGCTGGATCGCCGTGACCAGTTCCGGCACGAGCAGATTCGGCAGCAACGAGGTGTAGAGACTGCCAGGACCAAGCAGGATCAGATCGGCATGGGCAATCGCCTCCAGGGCCCTGGGTAGAGCCGGTGGCTGCTCCGGCAGGCAACCCAGGCGCACGATCGGGCTCGGGGCATGGCCAATCGCCGATTCACCCTCAATCCGGCTGCCGTCTTCCAGCTCAGCCCACAGACGCACATCCACATTGGTGGCGGGCACCACCTGCCCTTGCACCGCCAGCACCCTGCTGGAGGCGGTGATCGCCGTTTCCAGGCTGCCTGTGATCGCCGTCAGCGCTGAAAGAAACAGATTGCCGAAGCTGTGGCCCTCGAGGCCACCGCCAGCGGAAAATCGATATTGGAACAGTTTGGTCAGCAGGGGCTCCTCGGTGGAGAGGGCTGCCAGGCAGTTGCGGATATCGCCGGGGGGTTGCACACCCAGCTCCCTGCGCAGCACCCCACTGCTGCCACCGTCGTCGGCCACGGTGACAATCGCGGTGATGTGGCTGCTGTAGCGCTTCAGGCCGCTGAGCAAGGTCGAGAGGCCTGTGCCACCTCCAATGGCCACGATGTTGGGGCCCCGGTTCAATCTGCTTTTCGCCCGCAGGGCATCCACGAGCACGGTGTCTTTTTCTGGGGCCAGGGCCTGTTGAATCGAGCCGAAGCTGCGGCTCTGCCCCCAGAGCACCAGGCCGATCCCCAGCAAGAGAACGAGAGGGCCGGTGATGCCGCGGGGCATCACCCGGGTGATCCAGCTCAGGGCTTCCTGGATCGCCCAGAGGGTCCAGTAGATCGGTTGGAGATCGGCCCAAACCGCCGCTCCGAGCAGGGCCAGCACCAGACCGATGCCGGAGGTCAGCACCCAGCGCTTCACCACCAGGCCCGGCTGCAGCCAGCGCACGGCGCGGCGAGACCGGCTCATCAGATCCCTTTGGCGCATCACCTGCTGCTGCCGCCGTTGGCTGCGGCGACTATCGCGGCGTGGGTTGCGCTGGGTAGGGGGGATCGACGATGTCAAACGGTCGGCCGCAGTTCGGAGCCACTGGGCTGACTGTAAGGACGCTGGGCCACTGCACCACCCTTGGCAGGCAGAGGCAGGATGGGCCTGTTCCCGCCGCCAGATCCTCGTGCCCAGTCCGTCGGTGCCCAGTCCGTCGGGGCCCAGTTCCGCCGTGGCCACTCCGGTGGTGGAGATGCGCAACCTCACCATGCAGTGGGGACCGAAGCCGGTGCTGGATCGGGTCAATCTGACGATGCAGCCCGGCGAGCGGTTGGCGGTGGTGGGCCCATCCGGCGCTGGCAAGTCGACCGTGTTGCGGCTGCTCGCAGGTCTGCAACTGCCCACATCCGGCGACCTGCACTTGTTCGGTCAGCCCCAGATCTATCGCCGCCTCGATCAGCGCCAACCCCCGGACGTGCGCCTCGTGTTCCAGAACCCGGCCCTGTTGGCGTCGTTGACCGTGGAGGAGAACGTGGGCTTTCTTTTGAATCGATTGGGGCGCTTGCGGCCGGCGGAGATCCACACGCGGGTGATGCAATGTCTCGATGCGGTGGGCTTGCACGATGTGGCCGACAAATACCCCGGTCAGTTGAGTGGGGGTATGCAGAAACGGGTCAGCTTCGCCCGCGCTCTGATTGACGATCCGGATCGGCAGGAGGGGGCGATGCCCCTGTTGCTCTACGACGAGCCGACGGCGGGTCTGGATCCGGTGGCCTGCACCCGCATCGAAGACCTGATCATGAAAACCACCACCGTTGCCAACGGTTGCTCGGTTGTGGTGAGTCATGTGCGCAGCACGATCGAACGCTCGGCTGAGCGGGTGGTGATGCTCTATGCCGGACAGTTCCGCTGGGATGGCTCGATCGAGGAGTTCCGTCAGACCGACAACCCCTATGTGCGTCAGTTCAGGACGGGTAGTCTTCACGGGCCGATGCAGCCCTCTGAGCACTGATCCCCATGCGTCGCAGCGTTCGAGAAGCGATCGTCGGTTTTTCCATCGTGGGAGCGATTGCGGCCTTCGCCGGCACCATGCTCTGGATGCGTGGCATTCGTCTCGGTGCGGAGACCTGGACGGTGACCGTCAGTTTTGACGATGCCGGCGGCCTGGATGCACGCTCCCCGGTCACCTACCGAGGCATCCTGGTGGGTTCGGTCCGATCGATCAACGTGACCCCGCAGGCCGTGGTGGCCACGCTCGAGATCAATGAACCCGACCTGCGTCTGCCTCTGCCGGTGACGGCCACCGTGGGTGCTGCGTCGCTACTTGGTGGCGACGCCCAGGTGAATCTGATCAGCCAGAACAAGCCATTGCCGGCCGATGCGCCGCGGCCCAAGTCGAAGCGCTGTTCAGGAAGCCCTGTTCTGTGCGACGGCGCCAAGATCAGCGGCGTGGAGGCTCCCAGCCTGGATACGGTCACTGCCTCGATGCAGCGGCTGCTGCAACAGGCCGAGAAGGAGAAGCTGGTGAGCAACCTGGTGGGGTCCACCAAGCAGTTCGATGCCACGGCCGAAGACGTGCAGAAGCTGATCGAGCAGCTCAGCCGCGAAGTGGCCAGGGCTCAGCCCACGATCAACAACCTCAACAAGGCCACGGCGGAGGCCGCTGAAGCTTCGGTGCACATCAAGAACATCGCCGCTGCCTTCGACAATCCTCAAACGGTGAATCAGCTCAAGCAAACCGTGAGCAATGCCCGTTCGATGACGCAGAAATTCGATGCGGTGGGCGGTGATGTGGAGAAGCTCACCTCCGACCCCACCTTCATGAAAGCGGTGCGGGATGTGACCATCGGTCTGGGAGCCTTCTTCCAGGAGCTTTATCCCGCCCAGACCAGCCAACCCTGAAGCCGCTGGTTGGTTTCACCTGCTCGTTGTCACACCGAGCTGATCGCCTCCATGGCGATGGCGGCAATCGCTTGGTCGCTGGCCTTGGGCAGTTGCACATATTTGCCACCGGCGGCTTCGGCCAGGTCCTTGCCCATGCCGCTGCCGATGAACTTGCGCTCGGTGTCGATCACCAGCAGCTTGATGCCCAGTAGCCGGTAGCGGCTCGCGACATCCAGCACCTCCTGTTTGAGGTCGGGCTTCTCCTCCCCCTCCAGCTGGGGCTGGCCAAGAGACGTGCTCAAGGGCACATTGCCGCGGCCGTCGGTGATCGCCACCACCACCACCTGGCCGAGATCGCCCGTGGCCAGAGCATTGGCCCCTACCCGGGCTGCCTGGGTGAGGCCATGGGCCAGCGGTGAGCCGCCACCGCAGGGCATCGATTCCAGCCGCCGTCTTGCGGCGGTGATTGAGCGGGTGGGGGGCAGCAGCACCTCCGCCTGGTCGCCACGGAAGGGGATCAGGGCCACTTCGTCGCGGTTTTCATAGGCCTCGGTGAGCAGCCGGATCACGGCGCCCTTGGCGCTCTGCATCCGGTTCAGGGCCATCGATCCGCTGGCATCCACCAGGAAGATCACCAGGGCACCGGCCTTGCGCTGCAGCAGCTTGGCGCGCAGGTCGGCCTCTTCCACGATCACGGTGCGCTCGGGTTGGCGTGCCCGGCGCGCTTTCTGGTAAGGCGCCGCCGCGCGCAGGGTGGCATCCACGGCGATCCGGCGTACGGGGCCGCGGGGCAGCATCGGTTTCACGTAACGGCCGCGGCTGTCGCTGAACACCACCGAACGGCTGCCGCTGCTGCCGCTTTGGCTCTTGGCGGCGTTGAACAGCAGCAGATCCGGATCGATCGCCACCGCTTCTGGATCGAGCATGAACTCTTCGGGCACCGAGGGAGGCGCTTGGTCTTCTGGAGAGTCGTCCTCCGGGCTGTCGTCTTGGTCTGGATCGTTGTCGTCGCTGCTGTCGTCGTCGGGCGGGTCGCTCTCGTCTTCACCGGATCCTTCCGGCGGTGGCGGTTGATTCTCCGGGTTCTGATCCCCCGCCTCCGGTGGCGGCGGGCTCTGGTCCTGCGGCTGCTCGGGGGGAGGTGGCGGCTCCATCTGCTGATCCGGTGGCGGCAGCTGGGAGGCGCGCGGGGCGATCACCAGAGCCACGGCCACCTGCAGGTCGTCGGCCTCCACCCGGTCGCGTCCGCTCAAGGCGGCATGGGCCTTGGCGACGCGCACGGCATACAGCTCGGAGCGATGCCCTTCCACGCCGCCCCGAATCGCCTCGGTCACCAGGTATTCGATCTGTTCGCCGCTGATCTGCACATCCGGCAGCCATTGGCGTGCCAGCAGCAGCTGCGTGGCCAGGGCATCGGTCTCCTCCCGCCAGCGCTCGGCGAAGCTGCGGCTGCACTGGCCGTGGGCCAGCACCGCCTCGGTGATCTCCACCCGTTGTTCGGTGCTCACCAGCTGATTGGCGGAAAGGGCGATCGCAAAGCGATCGAGCAGGTGATCGCGCACCGTGCCTTCCTCCGGGTTGTAGGTGGCGATCAGCAGCGGGCGGCAGGGATGGCTGAGGCTCAGCCCCTCCCGCTCCACCTGGTTCACGCCGCTGCCCACAGCGGCCAGCAGCAGATTGACGATGCCGTCATCGAGCAGGTTGAGCTCATCCACATAGAGCACGCCGCGATGGGCTTCCGCCAGCAGGCCTGGTTGGAACACGGCGTTGCCACTGGCCAGAGATGCGGTCACATCCACGGATCCCACGAGACGGTCCTCGGTGACGCCCAGGGGCACCTGCACGAATGGCGCTGGAATCACCCGGGTGGGCATCAGGGCGTCCGAGCTCCTGTTGTCGGGATCGCCTCCCAGGGCGGTGATGCGTCGCCGAGCGTTTGCGTCCCAGTCGTCCGGCCTGGTGGGGTCGAGGTTGCGGCCGTGGCTCTGGGGGCCGTCGCCGCCCTCCACATCCAGCACCTCAATCGGTGGCAGCAGGGCATGCAGTCCTCTCGCCAGCACGGATTTGCCCGTCCCTCTGCCACCGGCGATGATCACGCCACCCAGGCCGGGATCCACCGCCGCCAGCATCAGCGCAAGTTTGAGGGTGCCATGCCCGGTGATCGCAGCCAGAGGGAAGGCGCGCTTGGCCTGATCCTGGGCTGCCGTGCTGGCCACTCCGCTTGCCACCATTGATGCGTCCAGCGCTGTTCAGGTGGCTCAGTCTCGCTGATGCCCCGAAGTGGACGCTGGATCAGGCTGGTTCCCAGCTCGCTGCGCGCGGATGTCCGCCACCCGTCTGGCCATCGCCCTCGGTGCCAACCTCCCTAGCCCTGCCGGTTCGCCCCGTCAAACCTTGTGGGCGGTGCGGCCGCGGCTGGAGGCGCTGATCGGAGCCTGGGCCGCTCCCGGCTCCGGGGACGCTCCCGCTTGCGCCTGGTCGCCACTGCTCGACACCGCGCCCATGGGTGGACCGCCCAACCAACCCGGTTATTGCAATGCCGTGGTGCTGGTGAGCGGCGATCTTGGCGATCCCCATGCTGATCGGGCTCTGGCTTTGTTGGATCAGCTCCATGGGCTCGAACGACAGTTCGGCCGCGACCGTGCCCGGGAGCAGCGCTGGGGACCGCGCCCGTTGGATCTTGATCTCCTCTTCTGGGAGGAGCTGCGCCTGGAGCACCCGCGCCTGCAGTTGCCCCATCCCCGGCTGCACCTTCGTTCCTTTGTCTTGGAGCCCCTGCTGGCGGCGATGGCAGCGTCTGGCGCACCCGTCATGCTGGTGCCGAGTCCGCCCCCTGATGTGATGGCATCCCTGCCGGCTTCCGAGCCCTGCCAGCTGCTCGAAACGCTCGAGACGATGGAGGCCCGCAAAATCCGGTTTGAGCGCCAACGCATCAGGCTGCCGATGGGAGTAGAGGGCACCTTTGGCATCATTCGCCATCCCGGCGCCTCCCTGGCGGTGCCGATCACGAACGAGGGCCAGGTGGTGCTGCTGCGCCAGTACCGCTTTGCCGTGCAGGCCCGCCTGCTGGAGTTCCCCGCCGGCACCCTGGAGGCGGGGGAGGATCCCCTGGAATCAATGCAGCGGGAGCTGGGAGAGGAAGCTGGTTACAGCGCTGCTCGTTGGGATGCTCTGGGGCCGATGTTGCCCTGCCCCGGTTACTCCGATGAGGTGATCCACTGTTTCCTGGCCCGCGAGCTCACTCCGCTTGAGAACCCGCCGGCGGGAGACGACGATGAAGACCTCGAGGTGGTGCAGATGAGCCCTGCTGAGCTCGATGCTCGCCTGGCCTCCGGCGAGGAGTGGCTCGATGGCAAGAGCGTCACCGCCTGGTTCCGCGCCAAGCAGCTGCTGGGGCTTTGAAAGCGATGGCACCCACGCTCTTCTGGCATCGCCGCGATCTGCGTCTGGCCGACAACACCGGTCTGCACGCGGCTGTCGGCCTCGGCCCCGCCGTCACGGGGGTGGTTGTGCTCGATCCGGCGATCCTCACGCCCCCCCAGCACTTGCCGCCGATGGCGCCGGCCCGGCTGTGGTTTCTGGTGGAGAGCCTGATTGAGCTGCAGCAGCGCTGGCGTGAGGTCGGCAGCCGATTGTTGGTGGTGGCTGGCGATCCCGTGACCGTGCTGCCCCAGCTGGCCTCACTGTTGGATGCGCCTGCCGTGGTGTGGAGCCGGGACGTGGAGCCCTACGCCCGAGAGCGCGACCGGGCGGTGGCCAAGGCGTTGCAGGCTGATGGCCGCAAGGTGCTGGTGGATTGGGACCAGCTGTTGGTGAATCCGGAGCTGCTCAAGACCGGCGGCGGCGATCCCTACCGGGTGTATGGGCCCTTCCTGCGCAACTGGCGCGGCCAGGTGGAACGCGGCGCGCCCCGCACGGTGGCGCCTCCCAGTAAATTGATCGATCTTGAGCCGGAGACGCTTGCGCTGATCAGCAGCGGAGAGGGGGCACTGGGCCGCCTCTGCCTGGAGGGTCAGCGTGAGCTGGAGCGCCTGAGGGCTGAGCATGGCTTCGCGGGCACCGAGCTCTGCCCTTGCCGGCCCGGCGAATCGGCGGCGGCAGAGCAGCTGGCCACGTTTGTGGACGGCCCGTTGATGGCTTACGAGCCCGATCGCAACTTCCCGGGCGTGGTAGGCACCTCGTCTCTGAGCGCTGCGTTGAGTGTGGGCACACTGAGCCCCCGCCAGGCCTGGTGTGCCGCTCAGGAAGTGAAGCAGTGTGCGCGCAGCGAGGAACAGCTCCAGGCGATCACGGTGTGGGAGCAGGAACTGGGCTGGCGCGAGTTCTATCAACAGGCGTTGTTTCACTTTCCCGAGCTGGCGGATGGGCCCTATCGCCCTCAGTGGCGCCGGTTCCCCTGGGAGAACAACGAGGACTGGTTCGACTTCTGGAAGGACGGCCAGACCGGGATGCCGATCATCGATGCGGCGATGCGCCAGCTGAATCAAACCGGCTGGATGCATAACCGCTGCCGCATGATCGTGGCCTCCTATCTGGTGAAAGATCTGATCTGCGACTGGCGTTGGGGCGAGCGCGCTTTCATGGAGCTGGAGGTGGATGGCGATCTGGCCGCCAACAACGGCGGGTGGCAGTGGAGTGCCAGCAGTGGCATGGACCCCAAGCCCTTGCGCATCTTCAATCCCGCCACGCAGGCGGCCAAATTCGATGCCGAAGGGGAGTACATCCGCTGCTGGCTGCCGGAGCTTCGCCATGTGAACACGAAGGATCTGCTCAGCGGTGAGATCGGGGCTCTGGAACGGCGCGGCTATCCCGAGCCGTTGGTGAACCACAAAACCCAACAAGCGCGCTTCAAGGCGCTTTATGCCACCATTCGCTCCGCTTGAGCGTTGCGGGCCAGAAGGGTTCGCAGCACGGCAATCACCTGATCCTGCTGCTCCAGGGATAGTTCCGGGAAGATCGGGAGACTGAGCACCTCGCTGCAGAGTTGTTCGGTGATCGGCAGGCTGCCGGGTGCCAGTTGCTGGTCGGCGTAGGCCGGCTGACGGTGGATTGGGATCGGGTAGTAGATGATCGTGTTGACGCCCTGCTCCTGCAGGCTCTGTTTGAGCCAGTCACGGCAACGACTGCTGGGAAGGCCGAACTCGCTGGTGGCATCGCGGCAGGCGCCGGCACAATTGGGTTGGCTGTCCGGGCAAAGGCGGACGCGCACCACGTATTGATTCCAGGCATGACCGACACCCGCTGCACATGCGGCATCTGGGAGAGTCACGCCGGAACAGCTCTCCAGGGCCTCCCGGTAGCGGGCGGCGATGGCACTGCGGCGCTCCACCCAGCGGCTGAGATGGGGCAGCTTCACATTGAGAACGGCGGCCTGCAGGGCATCGAGGCGGCTGTTGTAACCCAGCTCGGTGTGCAGGTAGCGGCGGGGCATGCCATGCACCGCGAGTTCGCGCATGCGTTGGGCCAGCTCCCCATCACGGCAGGTGACGGCGCCGCCATCACCGGCGCCTCCCAGGTTCTTGGTGGGGAAGAAGCTGAAGCAGCCCACATCGCCCCAGCTCCCCACAGGCTGGCCGTTCCAGCTGGCGCCGGTGGCCTGGGCGCAGTCCTCCACCACCTTGAGGTCATGGCGCCTGGCGATCGCCATCAGCTGATCCATGTCCACCGGGCGGCCGAACAGGTGAACGGGAATGAGGGCCCGGGTGGCAGGGCTGATCGCCGCTTCGATCTGGTTCAGGTCGATCAGATAGGTGGCGGGATCCACATCCACAAACACCGGGGTGGCCCCCACAGCGCTGATCGCCTCCGCGGTGGCAAAGAAGCTGAAGGAGGCGGTGATCACCTGATCGCCGGGGCCGATACCCAGGCCCCGCAGCGCCAGAATCAGGGCATCGGTGCCGCTGTTGCAGCCCACGGCGTAAGGCGTGCCGACGCTGGTGGCAAACCGTTCCTCGAAGCGTTGAATTTCGGCGCCGCCGATGTATTGACCACTACGCAGCACCCGCAACACGGCATCGTCGAGCTCCGGCCCCAGATCGGCGAGCTGCTGACTGAGACTGAAGGGAGGCACCTGCATGTCGGGCACCTTAGGCCGGGTTGCGTCGCCAGCGATCACCATGGTGAAGCGTGAGAGGGCCATCGTTCGGTGATGACGCGTTGTTGGACTGCAGCACGGGTTCTGGTGCTGGTCAGTGGGCTGTTAAGCGGCCTCTTGAGCGGTTGTACGCCGGGCCAGCAGAAACCGAGCTGGAGGATCGTTCCCCTGCAGCGCAGCCAGCCCCATGACGGCCTCGGCGTGGTGAGCCAGCCGGATGGTTATGGCGTGCACATCTACCTTGAAACCGACACCAGCGACCCGGCGGTCTGCAAGCCGCGCTGGCTGGCGAGTCCGGCCCGATTGTTCAACGGCAATGGCACCGCTCCCTTCTCATCAGGACTGGCTTCTCAACAGGAATTTTTCGCTGTTGTGCAGCGCCGCGACGTGCGAGGGGCGCTGAAGCGCGAGCTGGAAGCGCTCTGCCAAGCCCGTGCTCCCCAGGCCCGCTGGCAGTGGCAGGACCCTCCCACTAAGCCTTCGGAGGTCAGGCCCGTGCGCCTTCCTGCCTGGGAGGAGGAGGATCTGCTGACCGACCCGAGCGAGGAGCGTCGCCGCCAGGATGCTTTGTTGCAGGGTGATCGGCTCAATGCTGATCAGCCCTGAAGCCTTCCCACACGATCGGCTCCGCTTCGCGCCAATAGCGGCTGAA is a genomic window containing:
- a CDS encoding DegT/DnrJ/EryC1/StrS aminotransferase family protein, which produces MQVPPFSLSQQLADLGPELDDAVLRVLRSGQYIGGAEIQRFEERFATSVGTPYAVGCNSGTDALILALRGLGIGPGDQVITASFSFFATAEAISAVGATPVFVDVDPATYLIDLNQIEAAISPATRALIPVHLFGRPVDMDQLMAIARRHDLKVVEDCAQATGASWNGQPVGSWGDVGCFSFFPTKNLGGAGDGGAVTCRDGELAQRMRELAVHGMPRRYLHTELGYNSRLDALQAAVLNVKLPHLSRWVERRSAIAARYREALESCSGVTLPDAACAAGVGHAWNQYVVRVRLCPDSQPNCAGACRDATSEFGLPSSRCRDWLKQSLQEQGVNTIIYYPIPIHRQPAYADQQLAPGSLPITEQLCSEVLSLPIFPELSLEQQDQVIAVLRTLLARNAQAERMVA